CATTATTCGCAGGTGACAGTTGATCGCGAGCAGGCATGGGAACAGCGTAGACCGCGTAGACAGGGCGGATAACCGCGTTCCGGGTGGCCGGATTCACAGGTAGACATGTGCACACGTGCGCACTTGTTGGATACAGTGGGCCCGGCCGCTCCCGCCCTGCCACAAGGAACCCACCCGCATGCTCTCCGTGCTGCGCAACCGCACGTACCGGCGCCTCTTCACGGCACAGGTCATCGCCCTCGTGGGCACCGGCCTGGCCACCGTCGCGCTCGGCCTGCTCGCCTACGACATCGCCGGCGCCGACGCCGGTTCGGTGCTCGGCACCGCGCTCGCGATCAAGATGCTGGCGTACGTGGTGATCGCCCCGGCCATCGGCGCGGTCGCCGACCGGCTGCCGCGCCGCGCGCTGATGGTCGGCTCGGACCTGACGAGGGCCGCGGTGGCGCTGATGCTGCCGTTCGTGGACCAGGTGTGGCAGATCTACGTCCTGATCTTCCTGCTCCAGTCCGCGTCGGCGGCCTTCACACCCACCTTCCAGGCCGTCATCCCCGACGTACTGCCCGCCGAGCGCGACTACACCCAGGCGCTGTCGCTGTCTCGCCTCGCCTACGACCTGGAGAGCCTGTTCAGCCCGGCCCTGGCCGCCGCACTGCTGTCCCTGATCACCTACAACTGGCTGTTCCTCGGCACCGTGGCCGGCTTTCTCGCCTCGGCCACCCTGGTGACCTCCGCGGTTCTGCCGAAGCAGGTCGCCGCCACCGAGCCGCGCACCGGGAGCGCGTACGCCAAGGCCACCGCGGGGACCCGCCTCTTCTTCGCCAGCCCCCAACTGCGCGCCCTGCTCGCCCTCAACCTCGCGGTCGCTGCGGCCAGCGCGATGGTCACCGTCAACAGCGTGGTCTACGTCCGCGACCAGCTGGGCCGCAGCGCCGCCGACGTACCACTGGCGCTCGGCGCCTACGGCGCCGGCTCGATGATCGTCGCCCTCCTGCTCCCGCGCGTGCTCGACAGGACCTCCGACCGCACGGTGATGCTGCGCGGCGCCCTCCTGCTCACCCTCGTCTTCGCGGGACTCGGCGCCGTCACGGCCGCCGACGGCGGCGACTGGCGCTGGCCCGCGCTTCTGCTCACCTGGGCCGCCTTCGGCGCCGCCTGCTCCATGGTGCTCACCCCGGCCGGCCGCCTCATCCGCCGCTCGGCCCCGCCCGAGCAGCGCACGTCCGCGTTCGCCGCCCAGTTCTCGCTCTCGCACAGCTGCTGGCTGCTGACGTACCCCCTGGCCGGCTGGCTCGGCGCGATCGCCGGCCTGCAGGCGGCCGTCGTCTCGCTGGGCGCAATCGCCCTGGGCGCCGGTCTGCTGGCGGTACGGCTGTGGCCGTCACGGGAGCGCGAGGTCACGGAATCCGTGGTCGTGGAGCACGAACACACCGACCTGCACGACGGCCACCCTCATCTCGGGGGCGACGCGGTCCAGGTCGGGAACGGCTGGCGGCACAGCCACGACCTGCCTCTGGACGGACTCCACGCCCTACGCTGAAGCCGGTCCACGACGGGCCGCTTGCGCCACCGCTGACGGCAAGCCCGCGGCTGAGCGCACCTGCCCCCTGACAGTCGGTCCGTCCGCGGCAGGCCGCACACCCGCGCCTCGCAGTCAGCCCTCGAAGGGGCCCATGTCCCTCGCTGAGGCTAAGTTTCGACGGCCCGGACGTACGCCCCGACTGTCAGTCCTCGATACCCTTGCGCACCCGCCGCGAGGCGGCGAACTCGTAGAGGTCCAGGATCTCGGGCGGCTCGGCGAGGCCCGGTCCGCCGGCCCGGACCCAGGACGCGATGTCGGCCGTCGCGTCGGAATCGTTGACCAGCCCGAGCCAGACGGGCCGCCCGCCCGCGGCCCGCCCGGCCTCCGACGGCTGTACGACGATGACGTTGGCCTGTTCGCACGCATCGAGGCAGTTCACCGCCCGGACCCGGGCGACGGTCCCCAGCTCGGCCTTGAGAGCGGCGAGTTGACCGGCATGGTCGACGCCGGGGATCTTGGCCGTGCCGCAGCAGCAACCACGGCACACGGTGACCGTGCACCGGGGCGCCGCCTGAGCGGCGGGGGCGGCCCCGCGACGGCTCACTCGGCGGCCCGCGTCCAGGCCGCCTCGCGCAGCAGCCAGCCGAGTCGACACTCAGTTGCTCACCGGTGAAAGAGCTCCCGTGCAGGACACCTGGGAGATGGGCGGCGACCAGTACGACGAGACCCAGCAACAGACCGAGGCGGCCCCAACGCCTGGCATGGCCCGCCGTCCTGACCCGCCACCCGATCACACACCCACCGTAATCGATCATTCACGATGAGCCACATCGGCCCGGTGGTGTTCCTCTCCTCGGAGGGCCGCCGTACGAGTGGGCACCTCCCGATGCGGTGCACACCGCACACCACCACGACGACCTGTTGAGCGCCCTCATATACCTGCGCTGTGGGCTCGCTGTCCGCACGTCACAGGCAACTGTGCGATTCATGGTGCCCCGGAGCGAGCCCCTTCGCTCCGGCTCCGGACACGGGAGCGGGTATGCGCATGAGGCGTTCTGTGAAGTCGGCCCTCGGGCTCACCAGCCTGCTGACCCTGGCCTGCGCGGGCTGCTCGTCGGGCGGGGACGGTTCGGGGGCCGCTGTCGGGGGCGGCGCACCGGAGTCGAGCGCCTCCGCGCCGTCGAGTGCCTCGTCTCCCCCTTTCGAGCCGTACGTCAGCGCCACGACCGCCTCGGACACGGACTCCGCCGGCTCCCCGTCGACGTACAACCTGGAATTCGTGCTCTCCGACAGCAGTAGCTGCCTCCCGAAGTGGAGCGGCACCTACGCCATCGACAACACAGCGGTGAAGTCGCGCATCTCCGCACTCACCACATCCGGCGCCGCGCTAAGGGTCTCCTTCGGCGGGGCGACCGGCACGGAACTCGCCCAGACCTGCGACAGCGCGTCCGCACTGGCCAAGGCGTACGGCAAGGCCCTGGACGCGGTGCACGCCACCCAGGCCGACTTCGACATCGAGGGCGACGCACTGACCGACTCCGCCTCGATCGACCTGCGCTCCAAGGCGATCGCGATCCTCCAGAAGGAGCGCACCGACCTGAAGGTGTCCTTCACCCTCCCGGTCTTCCCGGACGGGCTCAGCGACGACGGCCTCGCCGTCCTGAACTCCGCGAACACCAATGCCGTCATGGTTTCCACCGTCAACATCATGGCGATGGACTACGGCACGTCGTACACCGGCGACATGAGCGACTACGCCATCTCCGCGGCCAAGGCCACCCACGACCAGCTCAAGGACGTCTTCGCGCTCTCCGACGACAACGCCTGGCACGGCCTCGCCCTCACCTCGATGATCGGCGTCAACGACGTGGCGGGCGAGACATTCACCCTGTCCGACGCCGCCGCCGTGCGGTCCTTCGCCGAGGACAAGGGGCTCGCCTGGCTGTCGATGTGGTCCACCTTCCGGGACAAGCAGTGCGAGGAGACCGCCTCAGCCTCCGACGGGGCGTCGACCGACTGCAGTGGGGTGGCGCAGAAGGACGGAGCGTTCGCGGAGGCCCTGTCGGGCTGATGCGCCGGGGGAACACGCGAACGGTTCGGCCGTCGTTCGCGTCGTAAGTGTCCGGGAACTACGCCGATTCGACGAGGCCGCTGCGATGGGCGAAGACGACGAGTTGGGCCCGGTCGCGGGCGCCGACCTTGACCATGGCCCGGTTCACGTGCGTCTTGACGGTGGCGGGGCTGAGCACGAGTTGCGCGGCGATCTCGTCGTTGGACAGGCCGGTGGCCACGAGCGTGGTCATCTGCCGTTCCTGGTCGGTGAGTTGGTCCAGGCCGCGGCGGGCGGTCTCGTCCATGGGCTGTGGCGAGGCAGGGGCGGCGAGGAAGCGGCTGATGAGTGTTCTGGTCGCGGCGGGAGACAGCAGCGCGTCGCCCCGGTTGACGGTACGGATCGCGTGCAGCAGTTCC
This is a stretch of genomic DNA from Streptomyces sp. NBC_00285. It encodes these proteins:
- a CDS encoding response regulator transcription factor is translated as MIRVVIADDQPLVRTGFKALNEPAPDLEVVGEAGDGREEVRLVRAAGADLVLMDIRMPVLDGLAATRLITGDEDLAGVKVLILTTFEIDEYVFEALRAGASGFLGKSADAEELLHAIRTVNRGDALLSPAATRTLISRFLAAPASPQPMDETARRGLDQLTDQERQMTTLVATGLSNDEIAAQLVLSPATVKTHVNRAMVKVGARDRAQLVVFAHRSGLVESA
- a CDS encoding (2Fe-2S) ferredoxin domain-containing protein, giving the protein MSRRGAAPAAQAAPRCTVTVCRGCCCGTAKIPGVDHAGQLAALKAELGTVARVRAVNCLDACEQANVIVVQPSEAGRAAGGRPVWLGLVNDSDATADIASWVRAGGPGLAEPPEILDLYEFAASRRVRKGIED
- a CDS encoding MFS transporter, which encodes MLSVLRNRTYRRLFTAQVIALVGTGLATVALGLLAYDIAGADAGSVLGTALAIKMLAYVVIAPAIGAVADRLPRRALMVGSDLTRAAVALMLPFVDQVWQIYVLIFLLQSASAAFTPTFQAVIPDVLPAERDYTQALSLSRLAYDLESLFSPALAAALLSLITYNWLFLGTVAGFLASATLVTSAVLPKQVAATEPRTGSAYAKATAGTRLFFASPQLRALLALNLAVAAASAMVTVNSVVYVRDQLGRSAADVPLALGAYGAGSMIVALLLPRVLDRTSDRTVMLRGALLLTLVFAGLGAVTAADGGDWRWPALLLTWAAFGAACSMVLTPAGRLIRRSAPPEQRTSAFAAQFSLSHSCWLLTYPLAGWLGAIAGLQAAVVSLGAIALGAGLLAVRLWPSREREVTESVVVEHEHTDLHDGHPHLGGDAVQVGNGWRHSHDLPLDGLHALR
- a CDS encoding chitinase — translated: MRRSVKSALGLTSLLTLACAGCSSGGDGSGAAVGGGAPESSASAPSSASSPPFEPYVSATTASDTDSAGSPSTYNLEFVLSDSSSCLPKWSGTYAIDNTAVKSRISALTTSGAALRVSFGGATGTELAQTCDSASALAKAYGKALDAVHATQADFDIEGDALTDSASIDLRSKAIAILQKERTDLKVSFTLPVFPDGLSDDGLAVLNSANTNAVMVSTVNIMAMDYGTSYTGDMSDYAISAAKATHDQLKDVFALSDDNAWHGLALTSMIGVNDVAGETFTLSDAAAVRSFAEDKGLAWLSMWSTFRDKQCEETASASDGASTDCSGVAQKDGAFAEALSG